A window of the Cellvibrio sp. pealriver genome harbors these coding sequences:
- the purH gene encoding bifunctional phosphoribosylaminoimidazolecarboxamide formyltransferase/IMP cyclohydrolase yields MSTSDLVAVKRALISVSDKTGIVEFAQALHAQGVEILSTGGTFKLLTDNKIPAIEVSDYTGFPEMMDGRVKTLHPKVHGGILGRRGIDEGVMTQHGINAIDMVVVNLYPFEKTVANKDCSLEDAVENIDIGGPTMVRAAAKNHAHVNIVVNASDYANILAELKANNGCTSLKTRFDLAIKAYEHTAAYDGAIANYFGRLVEGGSADFPRTFNTQFIKAQEMRYGENPHQKAAFYVEKNAQEASVATAKQLQGKELSFNNVADTDAALETVKSFDEPACVIVKHANPCGVGVAANILEAYELAYATDTESAFGGIIAFNRELDAKTAEAIVSRQFVEVIIAPRISAEALEITKAKQNVRVLACGEWGAERIGGLDYKRVNGGLLVQDRDMGVITAADLKIVTKRAPTEAEIRDLLFAWKVAKFVKSNAIIYAKDNRTIGVGAGQMSRVNSARIAAIKAEHAGLQVAGSVMASDAFFPFRDGIDNAAKVGIAAVIQPGGSMRDEEVIAAADEQGMAMVFTGMRHFRH; encoded by the coding sequence ATGTCTACTTCTGATCTTGTTGCCGTAAAACGCGCCCTTATCAGCGTCTCGGATAAAACTGGCATTGTTGAATTTGCCCAAGCCCTGCACGCTCAAGGCGTAGAAATTTTATCAACCGGTGGTACCTTCAAATTACTCACCGACAACAAGATCCCTGCAATTGAAGTCTCCGATTACACCGGCTTCCCGGAAATGATGGATGGCCGTGTAAAAACCCTTCACCCAAAAGTACACGGCGGTATTTTGGGCCGTCGCGGCATCGATGAAGGTGTAATGACGCAACATGGTATCAACGCGATTGATATGGTCGTTGTGAATTTGTATCCGTTTGAAAAAACCGTTGCCAATAAAGACTGCTCTTTGGAAGATGCAGTAGAAAATATTGATATTGGCGGCCCGACTATGGTGCGCGCTGCAGCGAAGAATCACGCGCACGTAAACATCGTGGTAAACGCATCTGACTATGCAAACATCCTCGCAGAACTCAAAGCCAATAACGGCTGCACGTCACTGAAAACCCGTTTTGATTTGGCGATTAAAGCCTATGAACACACCGCTGCTTACGACGGTGCTATTGCCAATTATTTTGGCCGCTTGGTAGAAGGCGGCAGCGCCGATTTCCCACGCACCTTTAATACCCAATTTATTAAAGCGCAAGAAATGCGTTACGGCGAAAACCCACACCAAAAAGCGGCGTTCTACGTTGAGAAAAACGCACAGGAAGCGAGTGTTGCTACAGCGAAACAATTGCAAGGCAAAGAGTTGTCATTCAATAACGTAGCGGATACCGATGCGGCATTGGAAACCGTTAAATCTTTTGATGAACCTGCCTGCGTTATTGTTAAACACGCCAACCCGTGTGGTGTCGGTGTTGCAGCAAACATTCTTGAAGCTTACGAACTTGCTTACGCAACTGATACTGAATCAGCGTTCGGTGGCATTATTGCTTTTAACCGCGAGTTGGATGCAAAGACTGCCGAGGCGATTGTGTCCCGTCAATTTGTTGAAGTCATTATTGCACCACGTATTTCAGCGGAAGCGCTGGAAATAACCAAAGCAAAACAAAATGTACGTGTATTAGCCTGTGGCGAATGGGGTGCCGAGCGAATTGGCGGATTGGATTACAAAAGAGTGAATGGCGGCCTTTTGGTACAAGATCGCGATATGGGTGTTATCACCGCTGCCGATCTCAAAATCGTGACCAAACGCGCTCCCACTGAAGCAGAAATTCGCGATTTATTATTCGCTTGGAAAGTGGCCAAGTTTGTTAAATCCAACGCAATTATTTATGCAAAAGACAACCGCACCATTGGTGTAGGTGCAGGCCAAATGAGCCGTGTTAACTCTGCACGTATCGCTGCGATTAAAGCTGAGCATGCTGGCCTGCAAGTCGCTGGATCAGTCATGGCATCTGATGCATTCTTCCCATTCCGCGACGGTATTGATAATGCCGCTAAAGTAGGTATCGCAGCCGTGATTCAACCGGGCGGTTCAATGCGTGATGAAGAAGTTATCGCTGCCGCTGATGAGCAGGGTATGGCAATGGTGTTTACCGGTATGCGTCACTTCCGACATTAA